The following DNA comes from Hordeum vulgare subsp. vulgare chromosome 3H, MorexV3_pseudomolecules_assembly, whole genome shotgun sequence.
TTAAAATACTCTCTTGATCAAGCTGAACATCCGTTGAGAATTCCTCAATGACAGCTCGGACTGCAGACTCGTCGCCTGCGTTTAAATTCAGTAATTGTTTTTCGAGCTCTTCCAATTTCTGCCATACATATTACAAATTAGTCAAGCTACAAGTAAACCAATATCAGCAAGTATGTTGATTAGTCAAGCTACAGGTTGACAATATGTGCTTTTTGTGCTTGGAGTCAGGCAACAAATACTGCAAACAAACAGTACATCAAGAAATGCAAACTGTTGGGCGACTTACTTCAGAAAGGACAAAATGAGTAGCAAGACCGGCAGCGATCATTTCTTTTGCATTCAGTCTAGCACCAGTCAAAGCCAGGTACTCCCCTAAAAGTTAAGAAAGAATAAAATAAGAGCAGAGATCGAAACTGAAATTCCTATTTATATTTAATTAGCCATGATCAATTTTCTCATGTCTAAATTTATTCACAGTTTGTCCCAAAAGGACAATACTCCTCTTAAGTTAGCCATTCAGATAATTCTCTAGGATGTGAGAATGGAAAATTAAACTCAATGCCTACCTAAATATCCAGGGAGCCGAGAATGGATATAAGAAAAGCTACAATCTGTGTGTAGTCCAACGCTTGCCTCGGGAGTGGCAAAAACCTATACAAATAGAAATTATCCTTATGAGAAACTCTGAAGAGATATACATATAACTACACTGGAATCTAGTATTCAAGTACGATTGGGTCTCATTTAAAAATTTGTACAAGAATTATTCTTTTTACCAAATGTTCAAACGGATAGAACATCAATAGAAAAGGCATAGATACTTACTTAGTTACTTTGATATATGATAACTGGACTATTAAGAAAGTGATGCGCAAACATTTGGGAAATCTACAAACGAATGTATCACTAACAGGACATAAGTGTGGCATAAATTGATCCGTACCGTTTTCTCTGTGACAACTGCAAATTTCAGCGGAGCAACCATGGCCGCACCTCCACCCATGACAAGTCCATTAACAAGAGCCACCTGTATGAATGCACAAGCGTATATTTTCAGGATAAAACATCTCCAGTATAGGGAATTTTCCTTGAATATGTTACAAGGGCATCACCGTGGTTTTCTTGTATGTATGGATGTGATAGCAGAGCCAGTACATCCTATACACGACCTCGAGGCAGGAATCATCTACAAAGAAGTCATATCAATCAATATCTACAAACAGTCTGAAAATATAAATCACTGATGATGTAAATCAAACATCACAGCACGGCGACTCTGAGAATCCCACCTGATGATCTCCCTTCGTAGAACATCTTTAGGTCCCCGCCAGCAGAAAATGCTCGTCCTGCTCCCTGTTGATCATCAAACCTCACATTCATATCACTTGTGACAACTGACAATTGCTGAATACCACAACAGCttccaaacaaacaaaaaattgtGCAGGACACCGAATTTCAGTACCACGTAATGTTATTGCCGAACATTAAAACTTGTTGAACATGACATTTGGCATTTCCTTTGGATTAGCGAATATATGCTGTACACTGGGTTAAATGCAATCAGTTTCTGTGTTGCGTTAATTTCCTGAGACTTGGCCAACTATGGGAAAACATGATGCTCTTATTTCCTGAGAGTTGGCCAACTATGGGAAAACATGATGCTCTTAAACACCAGCCCTGGTTACCATCCTAAGCAGTATAGCAGCTTAAACATGTTGCGGCATTTGCCGATGAATAGGACGCACCTTGAAGATGACCAGCTTGGCATCGTCATCTTTCTCCCATTTCTCCAAGAGCTGCGCTAGGAGATATACCTAGAAGCAAAGACAAATAAGCAGTCGCGAGCCGGCTTATTAGCATTCCACTGCAAAAAAACACACACTTCTGATCCAGCATCCCCCGAGCCAAGAGCGAGAGGGCGCACCACTCTGTCG
Coding sequences within:
- the LOC123444422 gene encoding 3-hydroxyisobutyryl-CoA hydrolase-like protein 5; translated protein: MAQQQPNPDEVVLGQEINGARVVTLNRPRQLNGINDRVVYLLAQLLEKWEKDDDAKLVIFKGAGRAFSAGGDLKMFYEGRSSDDSCLEVVYRMYWLCYHIHTYKKTTVALVNGLVMGGGAAMVAPLKFAVVTEKTVFATPEASVGLHTDCSFSYIHSRLPGYLGEYLALTGARLNAKEMIAAGLATHFVLSEKLEELEKQLLNLNAGDESAVRAVIEEFSTDVQLDQESILNKLPTIDKCFSAETVEEILKALDSEVSIDGNQWIAPVLKSMRRSSPTGLKITLRSVREGRKQSLQECLKKEFGLTMNILRSVVTGDVYEGIRALSIDKDNAPKWSPATIEEVKNEDIDRVFEPFSSEHELQVPSDDSNRWSGKYEHTVYAKSSQ